A stretch of Salvelinus alpinus chromosome 4, SLU_Salpinus.1, whole genome shotgun sequence DNA encodes these proteins:
- the LOC139572969 gene encoding src-like-adapter yields MGNIRTSPVSMPANGDDTNTSSDPFLRNNDTLRVLSDYPSADVSESLVVLSDYPSADVGETLVVLSDYPSADVGETLVVLSDYPSADVSAPLFRIGERLRLLAEEGYWWRARSVQTGYENYIPNSHVAKVYHGWLFEGVARPKAEELLRLPGNRAGSFMIRESQKGVYTLSVRHRVMVHYRIIRLPNNWYYISPGLTFQCLEDLVNHYSDCADGLCCILTTPCQAVTTGNLNLASQAPPVVMHNNFDWKDVNSSELTDQPHRYPGNRDSMISFGLRNTVSSYMSLGDMRKERKSSSWRRQKRRSSVCVPPGNGHGLSTTALEEEEEGEYAQAIHLNS; encoded by the exons ATGGGGAACATCAGGACCAGCCCAGTCTCTATGCCAGCGAATGGAGATGACACCAACACCAGCTCTGACCCCTTTCTGAGAA ACAACGATACCCTGAGAGTCCTTTCTGACTACCCCTCAGCAGACGTTAGTGAAAGCCTGGTAGTCTTATCTGACTACCCCTCAGCAGACGTTGGTGAAACCCTGGTAGTCTTATCTGACTACCCCTCAGCAGACGTTGGTGAAACCCTGGTAGTCTTATCTGACTACCCCTCAGCAGACGTCAGCGCGCCTCTCTTCAGGATAGGAGAGAGACTAAGACTCCTGGCAGA GGAGGGTTACTGGTGGAGGGCTCGTTCTGTCCAAACAGGATATGAGAACTACATCCCTAATAGCCATGTGGCCAAGGTCTATCACGG CTGGTTGTTTGAAGGGGTGGCCCGACCCAAAGCAGAGGAACTGCTTCGTCTGCCCGGAAACAGAGCTGGCTCCTTCATGATAAGAGAAAGTCAAAAAG GAGTGTATACCCTGTCTGTACGGCACAGGGTTATGGTACACTATCGTATTATCCGCCTTCCCAACAACTGGTACTACATCTCTCCTGGTCTAACCTTCCAGTGTCTAGAGGACCTCGTCAACCACTACTCTG ATTGTGCAGACGGCCTGTGCTGTATTCTCACCACCCCCTGTCAGGCTGTAACCACTGGCAACCTCAACCTGGCCTCCCAGGCACCCCCTGTGGTGATGCACAACAACTTCGACTGGAAAGACGTCAACAG CTCGGAGCTGACAGACCAGCCTCATCGTTACCCCGGCAACAGAGACTCTATGATCAGCTTTGGCTTGCGGAACACAGTCTCCTCCTACATGTCTCTGGGGGAcatgaggaaggagaggaagagcagcAGCTGGAGGAggcagaagaggaggagcagtgtgtgtgtacctcccgGTAACGGTCACGGACTCAGCACTACAGCactggaagaggaagaggagggggagtacGCACAAGCCATCCACCTGAACTCTTAA